The genomic stretch CCCGCCTGCACCACGAGCTCATCCATCCGACGCCTGGCCTGGGTGACCTCGGCGCGGGCCTTCTCCGCCTCCGCGCGATAGGCCTTGTCCTGAGCCTCGAGCGGCCTGCCCTCCTCGAGCTGCTTCTGCAGCGCGGCCACCGCCCTGTCGGTCGCCGCGAACTTCTCGTCCGACCAGGCCTTGCCCACCTCGGCGAGCGAGCTCGCCAGGCTCTTGCGGCTCTCGTCCAGAAGGCCCCGCTGCTTCTGCGCCGACAGCTGCAACCACCGCTCGTCGAGCGTCTTCCGGTGACGGGCGAGGGTCGCCTCGACCTCGGTGAGGTACGTGGAGAACTTCGGGTCCTGGCTCTTGAGAGGCCGGCCCTCCTCCGCCAGCTTCCCAAGCGCGTCCACCGCGGCGCGGGCCTCGTCCATCGCCTTGGAGCCCGGGTCGCCCTGGCCGAGCTTCGCCATGCGCTCGTTCAGGGGCGCGAGCGCGCCGTCGATGCGTCGGCGGTACTCGTGGATGTGGACCTTGGCCCGGCGCTCGTCGACGTACTCCCGCTGCGTCCGGAGCTGCTTGCGCGCCGCCAGGACCAGCTTCGCGTACTCGAGGTCCTCCGTCTCGAAGCTCGCTCCGGCATCGAGCGCGACCTTCAGCGCCTCCACCGCCGCGAGGGCGGCGTCGAGGTCGGCGTTGCGCGGCGGCTCCACTTCGATCCGCTGCACGGCCGTCGCGAGGTCGGCGCGAGCACGCTCCACTCGCTTCGATGCCTCCCCGATGGACCTCGCGGCGCCAGCCTCGGCAGACGCGGCGGAGGCCTCGACGGAGGCGAGGAGGAAGAACCCGATCAACACCAGCCTTGAAGTGCGTACCATTCACGCCAACCTACTACAGCGAGGCGGGAGAACCCGGCATAGTGTGCGCCCCGCGCCACGCATCGGACAGGATGGAACCCGAGGTGGGAGCGCCGAGAGGGCCTGGCTCCCGGGCAGGACGAGGAGCCTCACGCGCCCGGAGCTGTCGGAGAGGGGGGCCGACAGGCGCACATGAAGTGGAGCGTCCTCTCCCGTCAGGTCGTAGGTGTACTTGCGCTCGCGTGCGTCGACCGCAGCCGAGGAGGCACGGTGTGCCCAGGTCGTCCCCCCGTCCAGGCTGACCTGGACGACGCTGAACCGCAGCGGAGAGCGCCCCGGGGCCTTCACGCCAGCGACGGCCGCTTTTCTCAGGCGCCGCTTCCGAGCGGTTGTTGTCGAGAGGAAGCCGCTCATTCTCGACGAAGCGAGTGAGGGCCTCCCACTGCTGGCGCACGTAGGAGATGGCTTGACCCAGCGGACTCTTGGGCGGGTGCCGCGGCGCCTGTGCTTCGAGCCAGGCATGTAGTTGCGCGAGGACGGGGGCGCTGCGCAGTTGGCGCAGTTCTCGGTGCGCGGCCGTACGCACCATGTCCGCATCGCGCGCCTGGGCTTCCACGCGGTAGAGTTCGAGGATGAAGTCCAGCGCCTCGCGCGCTTCGGGTGCGGTGGCCAGCGCGTCGAAGAAGCGGCGACGCACGTGGGCCCAGCAGCCGACGCGTAAGCGGCCCTGGGCAGCGTCACCGCGTTGTAGCCAGCATATGCGTCCACCACGAGTGCGCCCGAAGTGCCGCCCAGCACTTCCTTCGGCGTCTTGCTGGCCCGCCCCCTGATGAAGCGGTACCCGATGAGCCATTCACCTTCCTCATTCTAGGTGAGGAAAGTCCATAGGTAGCCAAGCTTCGTCCTCTTCACGTCCAGCACGCGCAGCGGCGTCTCGTCAGCCCACACCACGTCCGCGGACGCAGTGCATTGCAAGAGGTGCTGCGACAGCGGCAGCAGTACCGAGGCGGCTTGGTGGAAGAGGTCCGTCAGCGTGCTGCGACTCAGGGGCATGACGTCCGCGCACTTCGACGTCACTACGTGGGCAGGAAGCCGGGGCCGTACTCGCCCCTGTCCACCACCCGCGCCGGAGGTGGGGCGATGACGACGCCCCGGCCGCACGCGCACGCCAGGACTTCCTGCACGTGCAGTTGCCGCTCGAAGCGCGCCGGTACGTACTCGTACAGCACCGAGGTGCGGCCCTGGCCCAGTGGCTTCAGCTCTTCGCTGCCGCAGGCTGGGCAGTGGCGCTCCTCGGCTGGCACCGCGTGGCGAATCTCTCGCGCCGGGGCCTCCTCGGCTTTCCGGGCCGCCCGCTGCTGGCGCTTCTTCTTCGCGGCCTCGGCCCGGGCCGCCGTCGACACCGCATCCCCTCGCAGCTCAGCGGACACCGTCGGCAGCTTCTCCGCCCTGCGGCCGAAGACGTGGCGCTCCAGCGAGGCCATCTTCGCTTCCAGCGACGTCAGGCGCTCCTTGAGTTCCTCCGCCTCCTCGCGCCAGGGGCAGAAGTGGTCTTGAGGTAACTCGCGCGGCACGCAGCCTCAACACGCCGCCGCCGCACCTCGTCCCGGGCCAGGCCTGTCAGGTGCCCGTGCGCCCGGGAGGCGTCCAGGCGGGCTGACGCCGCACCTGGGCCACGTCGATGCCGTCCAGCAGCATCGCCAACTGCGTCGCGTCCAGGTGCACCGTCTGCGCGCCAGCGTCCACCGGCGGTAGCCGGAATCTCCCCGTCTCCAGCTGCTTGTACAGCAGCACGAAACCGCCCCGGCTCCACGTCAGCACTTTGACTCTGTCGCCCCTGCGCGAGACGAAGGCGAAGAGGTGCCCCGAGTAGACGTCCTCACCCCACGCGCTGCGTACCAGCGCCATGAGGCCATCAATCGACTTGCGCATGTCCACCGGCTCGGTGGCCAGCACCACGCGCACCGCGGCAGGCTGCGCGAACACCGCTCACCGCCCCAGTGCCACGACGAGCCGGGCCACGTAGTCAACGTCGGTGCCCGAGGCGAATCGCAGTCGCGCGCCGCTGGCCAGCACCACCTCGAGCGGCGTCGTACTCAGCTGCGGCGTGCCAGCTACCTCCACCGGCAGCAGCCGCACCGGCTCCGGCTTCCTGGCCAGCTGACGCCTCCGCCGGTACACCCACGACTGCAGCGTGCTCAGCCGCAGCCCTCTGTGCTGCGAGAACTCCTGCTGCGTCAGCCCGCTCGCCTCGAATGCTTCAGCGACACGGAACCACTCCTGCGTCTCCACCGGCTTCGACATGCGCGCCAGGGGCCCCGGCGGCGACTCCTCACTCAACGCCCCTCAGCACGTCATTGGCCGGACGGATACCGCATGACGCAGCGACCGGATTTTGGGTAGGCACAGGCCCCCCCTTCAAATTTCAACTACGCGCGGGACCTCCCCATCCACGCCGGGTGGGGAGATGGTTCTCTTCATCGCGAAAACACTCTCGGGAATGTCTCCAACAAATACGTTGGGGAAGTCACGTACCGAGACGTGCTGCTTGTCGTTTCCGGAAACCATGCGGAGCAACAGGTTGGTTCCGGTCTGGAGGTAGAGAGTCAATGGTGCCTTGTGCGGCCTTTCGATGGTCCAGACATCAGCCAGTTGGCCCAGTACAGGGTCACATCCGGCATGACGCGCATTCCCATCAATCAACACGGCGCGAGGCAGGAACAACTCATGAAACGACGACATTTCATTCGACAACAAGGCCCCATCAAGACAATCGCCGATGGTGGTCGCCTTCTTCCAGTAAGCCATTTTCCTCTTGAGGCTCTGTCCGCGCGCGACATCGCCGACTTCAGACATCCAGAGCTGGTACCCCATCTCTTTCTCGGACCAGGGATTGAACAGGCCGTCAATTCGGCAGACATCGCGAGCATAGTCAAACCAGCAGTAGCCGGAAGTGACTTGGTCGTCTCGCAGCATGGGCGACCAATAGGAGACGTAGGCGCTGCTCCATTGGATTGGCAAGAGCGGCGGAGGGGGATGTGATTGCATGACAGGGCCTTATCTCTCCAGGGCGAAGCGAGGACCTTGGAGCCGCACCTCTTGTCGGCTCGGCGTGATAACGCAAGTCCTCACGTATGAACTTCATGACCTGTGCCGTCGACCTTGAGAAAGAGCTTCTCGGCTAGTTCATCCTTCCAAGTCTATACCACGCATTCTGCTTCTGCTGAATTTGTTGCAGTTCGTCATAAGGGATCGAATCGAAATACAGCTTCTCCGCCATGTCCGGCGGATAGAGGCTCGGAAATTTTTTATGCATGTAGCGAGCATATTGGGTCCGCAAGAAGAAGATGAAGCTTGGATTGCTCAGCACCTCGTAGTTCGCGATGGACATGTCCTGCATTGCATCCGCCTGCACCTTGCGCTGGCGGGTGAACTCCGGGAGCACGACGTCAAGGTCATCGGCGTGCTTGTCCAGCAGGGTGGCGAAGACATAGGCATCTTCCAGAGCCATGTTCATGCCTTGGCCCAGGAAGGGCGCGGTGGCATGCGCCGCATCGCCAAGCAGCAACGCGTTCCCACGATAGTGAAAAGTGCTGGAGCGAACATTGACGAGGTCGTTGCTGGGCAGTGTCATGAACTGTTCCAGCATTTCTTTCCGACGGGTGGGCGGCAGGCCGCCGAAATAGTGATTGAAGAAGGCGCGCATTGCATCTCCATCTTGCGTCGCCAAGCTAAGGGCACCAGTATATGGTAAACAAATTGCAAAGCTGATGCTGCCACCGGGAATGGTTGCCGCGCGACCGGCGAAAAGACCCTTGGAGTCCATACCAAAGAAATACAATAGGTCCTTCCGATAGCCCAGTTCCGCGGCATTGGGAAGGACCAGCGTCTTGTAGCCGTGGCGGAAGAAGGTTTGTTTGAATTCGAAGCGCCGCAGGCCGCTCTGCATGGACTGGCGTACCGCAGAGTGTGCGCCATCCGCGCCGATGATCAAATCCCCTCGATGGTGCTGGAACCCACCGTCGTCTTCTTGGACGAGGACGGACTTCTTCTCCAGATCGACACTTAGGCATCTGCATTCGAAGCTATACTTCACGCCGTGAAGGGCGGCGTGCTTGTTCAACAGCTTTTGAAACGCCAATCGATTCAGAGACAAAGGGGATAGCCCCTCGAACGGAGTGAGCTCGCGGATCTTGTACTTTCCGCCAACGGAGAAAGCCATGCCAACTATTGGTTCGCCGCATAGCTCCAGTTCTTGTGGGGCAATCCCAGCCCTCAGGACTGCCTTGATGCCCCTGACGGTCATACTGACGCCGATGGCGCGCGAGTTGGTCATCTCCAGGGCAGAGACGGTGTTTTGCAGTGGGTCTCTCCTTTTTTCGACGACATGAACGTCGTACCCACGCCGCGCTAGATAGATGGCGGTCAGACTGCCTGCAAGTCCACCGCCCACAATGATGGCTTTGTGCATTCAGGCCTCTCTCGAAATATTCCCCTGGGCCAAATCGCTCAGTTGACGATTGAAGAATTCCAACATTTCTATCTGTGCCACGCCGACGAGGTCCGCGCCAAGACTGCGGGCCAATCGCGCCAACGTCAGGCATTTCTGAGCCAGCATATGGCATCCCGAAGCGTAGTCGCTGCTGATCGGGCCATTGACTGGCTCGGGCACTGGCGGTCCGGCATTGCGCCCAGGCAGGCCGGACGGCGTATTCATCAAGGTGATCGACAAAGGGCGCAGCAGGCCCGTCATGATGTCGATTGAGGCATTCATCAAGCGGGAGCGACGCAAGCTGCTCAGCGGTCTTTGCGCGAAATGATGAGTCATCAATGAAATCATCAATTCATGCCCCCCTTGATAAAGGACCATCAGCGATCTGGCTCTCTCGTTCAGTACCTGGACACAATTCTCACGTGGCTCCAGGGCCGGATTCCTCAATGCCGGCACGGCCGGCTCGAACGGTTTCTCTTGAGCGCTGAATCGGGATGCCATGCGGCGCAGTCTTTGGAAATGCGAGGACTCAAAATATGGGGAGTCGACCGCGACCCCCTCTCCCTGCTCCGTGACATAATCAATGGAGAAGATCGCGCTGTCCCGATCGAAGACCTCCAGCTGATATCCTGGAAATCTCTCGTTTGTCAGCTCATTCAAGAAGAGATGGTGTTCCCCGCCGCGTTTGCCGGGACCGGTGTCGAACAAGTCCGGCAGCTCACGAAGCCCCTGGCGAATCGAGGTGTAGAAATCCGCGATGGATTTTCCTGGCGCGGGGATATGGCCAGGCCATTCAAAACGAACGAATTTAGCGAGCACATGCTCTGAGAAGGGCTCAAAGGAAAACTCAGTATCCAGACCAAAATGGAGCCGCGCCTGCGCTCCCAACATGGGCGTGCCAGCATGGAAGGGTTCGCCCAAGGCCATCAGCACATTATTCATCACCAGATAATGAATCATTTCTTCATGCGCGATTTCCAGCAACGTACCGCGCATACCACTGTTGCGGCGCCTATCCTCGGAGCCGCAGGCCAGCTCTAACTCGGCCATCCGCCAACGGCCCGCATGAACCTGCTTGAGTCCTTGTTCGTAGTTGGGTATGGAGTAGGCGGCATACAGATATTGAAGCAGCAGGGATAGCTCCAGATCGATCGCTCTCTTCAATTCCTTGACTAAATGGGCCTTACAGCCGATCGGCTGCGGTCCAGGAGACTCAGGAAGGGAAGTCCTGGAGGCGGCTTCGATGTGCGTCAGATATTTCAGGAACAGCTTGGACTTGGGTAGGGATAGTTCCCTGCTGCTTGGCATGTAGTAGCTTTTGTCCCGGTTGAGCGGATCGCACATCTGCCACATCAGTCGGGAATACGTTTCGCATTTGCAGCGGTCCGCCAGGCTGAACACCTTGTTCGCCATGAAGGGATATACCAGTTCGTAATAGCCCATGACGTGCTGATACAAGAATGCATAGTCCACCTGCTCGGCGGGGACCTCATCCAGGTGCCAGTCGTCGGGCAATACCCTGACGCCAATGAACTGGCTGTCTTGTCCCGCTCTCAGTTCAACGCGAGTCGCTCCAGGACGTTGGCCCGTGAGGGTGAGTTGTGCATAGCCAGCCCCCTGTGTCGAAGGAGAC from Myxococcus xanthus encodes the following:
- a CDS encoding IS66 family transposase zinc-finger binding domain-containing protein produces the protein MPRELPQDHFCPWREEAEELKERLTSLEAKMASLERHVFGRRAEKLPTVSAELRGDAVSTAARAEAAKKKRQQRAARKAEEAPAREIRHAVPAEERHCPACGSEELKPLGQGRTSVLYEYVPARFERQLHVQEVLACACGRGVVIAPPPARVVDRGEYGPGFLPT
- the tnpA gene encoding IS66 family insertion sequence element accessory protein TnpA, producing the protein MSEESPPGPLARMSKPVETQEWFRVAEAFEASGLTQQEFSQHRGLRLSTLQSWVYRRRRQLARKPEPVRLLPVEVAGTPQLSTTPLEVVLASGARLRFASGTDVDYVARLVVALGR
- the tnpB gene encoding IS66 family insertion sequence element accessory protein TnpB (TnpB, as the term is used for proteins encoded by IS66 family insertion elements, is considered an accessory protein, since TnpC, encoded by a neighboring gene, is a DDE family transposase.), with the protein product MFAQPAAVRVVLATEPVDMRKSIDGLMALVRSAWGEDVYSGHLFAFVSRRGDRVKVLTWSRGGFVLLYKQLETGRFRLPPVDAGAQTVHLDATQLAMLLDGIDVAQVRRQPAWTPPGRTGT
- the vioE gene encoding violacein biosynthesis enzyme VioE, coding for MQSHPPPPLLPIQWSSAYVSYWSPMLRDDQVTSGYCWFDYARDVCRIDGLFNPWSEKEMGYQLWMSEVGDVARGQSLKRKMAYWKKATTIGDCLDGALLSNEMSSFHELFLPRAVLIDGNARHAGCDPVLGQLADVWTIERPHKAPLTLYLQTGTNLLLRMVSGNDKQHVSVRDFPNVFVGDIPESVFAMKRTISPPGVDGEVPRVVEI
- the vioB gene encoding iminophenyl-pyruvate dimer synthase VioB, which encodes MSILHFPRLYFRGFARANVPTANRNTHGQIDIATNTVFMEGAPFDLRRAPSEFHEHLKQLAPRFDAEGRPDSGGIFSEAAGYNFCGNNHFSWENVRITGVQLQDGDIDTSDSLVGGQLALWGHYNEYLRTTFNRARWVDNNPSQADTTLIYAGQLTLSDKHATPHTPSLLTARIPRAHSVRWVGTGHVVERSDHFLAEEFTRSRLFQFSISKKDTQFTLDSKAALSLGLRAVRQALEDEEIQGLTVQYALFNMSTPRGADSPVFYDLVGTVGLWCQHELETYPTGRLLLPRQPGLGPVVVKVQSDRVSLNMPTAVPFTTRSAQLVSDQHPTHGLGGKLPLGDLALLSQSGALIARIPEKLYLDYWRHHGVLDVPLLNSATGSLLLTGAQAQWKEVDWVVQSDSNHLFLEAPNKQKDQVFPETITVQSRLRGELASHAALAVQAEASNMLTAHLSPSTQGAGYAQLTLTGQRPGATRVELRAGQDSQFIGVRVLPDDWHLDEVPAEQVDYAFLYQHVMGYYELVYPFMANKVFSLADRCKCETYSRLMWQMCDPLNRDKSYYMPSSRELSLPKSKLFLKYLTHIEAASRTSLPESPGPQPIGCKAHLVKELKRAIDLELSLLLQYLYAAYSIPNYEQGLKQVHAGRWRMAELELACGSEDRRRNSGMRGTLLEIAHEEMIHYLVMNNVLMALGEPFHAGTPMLGAQARLHFGLDTEFSFEPFSEHVLAKFVRFEWPGHIPAPGKSIADFYTSIRQGLRELPDLFDTGPGKRGGEHHLFLNELTNERFPGYQLEVFDRDSAIFSIDYVTEQGEGVAVDSPYFESSHFQRLRRMASRFSAQEKPFEPAVPALRNPALEPRENCVQVLNERARSLMVLYQGGHELMISLMTHHFAQRPLSSLRRSRLMNASIDIMTGLLRPLSITLMNTPSGLPGRNAGPPVPEPVNGPISSDYASGCHMLAQKCLTLARLARSLGADLVGVAQIEMLEFFNRQLSDLAQGNISREA
- a CDS encoding IS66 family transposase gives rise to the protein MAHRVPLHQGAGQQDAEGSAGRHFGRTRGGRICWLQRGDAAQGRLRVGCWAHVRRRFFDALATAPEAREALDFILELYRVEAQARDADMVRTAAHRELRQLRSAPVLAQLHAWLEAQAPRHPPKSPLGQAISYVRQQWEALTRFVENERLPLDNNRSEAAPEKSGRRWREGPGALSAAVQRRPGQPGRGDDLGTPCLLGCGRRTRAQVHLRPDGRGRSTSCAPVGPPLRQLRAREAPRPAREPGPLGAPTSGSILSDAWRGAHTMPGSPASL
- a CDS encoding FAD-dependent oxidoreductase — its product is MHKAIIVGGGLAGSLTAIYLARRGYDVHVVEKRRDPLQNTVSALEMTNSRAIGVSMTVRGIKAVLRAGIAPQELELCGEPIVGMAFSVGGKYKIRELTPFEGLSPLSLNRLAFQKLLNKHAALHGVKYSFECRCLSVDLEKKSVLVQEDDGGFQHHRGDLIIGADGAHSAVRQSMQSGLRRFEFKQTFFRHGYKTLVLPNAAELGYRKDLLYFFGMDSKGLFAGRAATIPGGSISFAICLPYTGALSLATQDGDAMRAFFNHYFGGLPPTRRKEMLEQFMTLPSNDLVNVRSSTFHYRGNALLLGDAAHATAPFLGQGMNMALEDAYVFATLLDKHADDLDVVLPEFTRQRKVQADAMQDMSIANYEVLSNPSFIFFLRTQYARYMHKKFPSLYPPDMAEKLYFDSIPYDELQQIQQKQNAWYRLGRMN